In the genome of Drosophila yakuba strain Tai18E2 chromosome 3R, Prin_Dyak_Tai18E2_2.1, whole genome shotgun sequence, one region contains:
- the LOC6538917 gene encoding uncharacterized protein LOC6538917, producing MAGETEQLTFLSELQNIGGGEFKSGYCLNETPILPPVMNDWKRLEMMRLRLSALTKEAVQKRNQITCPERKDASTSTNTQPGLGPLVIMGRFRQKLEQSQTMICDHTANMVMQISAPPLKPNAITSQLVMEDASLAPPQRAVVKVTPVRLATAQSGWVTKLDPPKAENPKPQEKVVEALHRCTSSPNLLKLHHQMWRRDPMPQLTLPIRSELQIGQHLEKKPTNKPTTSRIPSRIPKLITSQVTSNANATKTQSAYQARRSYDAKVAAKRTSQVSKAQASAVKQKAPPNTKHLSVPKSIRTPVPEYKRPGFVQDELQLQKNLFKSLMLRQAEESRRIQAKMQQQHQGLIASMMSDLNHAVEISNDIQSRALHLDSSPSFKSSNSSDPSQN from the exons ATGGCCGGAGAAACAGAGCAGTTAACGTTCCTAAGTGAACTACAAAATATTGGAGGTGGCGAGTTCAAGTCGGGATACTGCCTAAATGAAACACCTATTCTGCCGCCAGTG ATGAATGACTGGAAGAGACTGGAAATGATGCGGCTGCGCTTGAGTGCCTTGACCAAGGAAGCGGTCCAGAAGAGAAACCAGATTACATGTCCAGAACGAAAGGATGCATCTACGAGTACAAACACGCAACCAGGACTGGGTCCTCTGGTCATAATGGGTCGCTTCCGGCAAAAGCTGGAGCAATCGCAGACGATGATCTGTGATCACACGGCCAACATGGTCATGCAGATCTCTGCTCCGCCACTTAAGCCAAATGCGATTACTTCTCAACTGGTCATGGAGGATGCTTCTCTGGCTCCGCCGCAAAGAGCTGTTGTCAAGGTGACGCCCGTGAGATTGGCCACAGCACAAAGTGGTTGGGTAACCAAGTTGGATCCACCGAAGGCGGAGAACCCCAAGCCACAGGAGAAGGTGGTGGAAGCACTTCATCGGTGCACCAGTAGTCCTAATCTCTTAAAGCTTCATCACCAAATGTGGCGCAGAGATCCCATGCCACAGCTAACTTTGCCTATAAGGAGTGAGCTGCAAATTGGACAGCATCTGGAGAAGAAGCCAACTAACAAGCCTACGACAAGCAGGATTCCCAGTCGAATCCCGAAGCTGATTACCAGCCAAGTGACCagcaatgccaatgccacCAAAACCCAGAGTGCCTACCAAGCCCGACGCAGCTATGATGCCAAAGTGGCTGCCAAGCGAACCAGCCAGGTGAGCAAAGCCCAGGCATCCGCAGTCAAACAGAAAGCTCCACCTAATACCAAACACTTGAGTGTGCCGAAAAGCATCAGGACGCCGGTGCCGGAATATAAGAGACCAGGATTTGTGCAGGATGAACTGCAGCTTCAGAAGAACCTCTTCAAGTCGCTGATGCTGCGCCAGGCGGAGGAGAGCAGGCGCATCCAAGCCaaaatgcaacagcagcaccaggGTCTCATTGCCAGCATGATGAGCGATCTCAATCACGCCGTGGAGATCTCGAATGACATCCAGTCCAGGGCATTGCACCTGGACTCCAGCCCCTCCTTCAAATCCAGCAACTCCAGCGATCCCAGCCAGAATTAG
- the LOC6538919 gene encoding prolyl 4-hydroxylase subunit alpha-1, translating into MASKNMQWILPGYLLLLLFHSTLVLGQHPLEKSHSLSLVTMVPLLELERKLIDNLDNYTNALEQKLQIIRSQITVMRAENEKGGRNAISYLSNPLNAFSLIRRLHQDWVKWGKYMEQSVGISQIKAFDSWKNELPTELDLWDACAGIDRIQSLYDLELGDFINGNINGKQYNASMSSADILSLADHLAMKNRPSEAVQWLQEVPQRLQEERLFIPRHLLIDEVDFLFLLAESHFKEKHYSKALPLLQNCLKLKPNDARLLRLWKSTQDLIEKQPKPFPKDNKEQNVPLANAFKLSCNGPHESSTRLHCFYNFTTTPFLRLAPLKTEQIGLDPYVVLYHEVLSAREISMLISKAAQNMKNTRVHRETKPKTNRGRTAKGHWLKKESNELTRRITRRIVDMTGFDLADSEDFQVINYGIGGHYFLHMDYFDYASSNYTGPRSRQSKVLGDRIATVLFYLSDVEQGGATVFGNVGYSVYPQAGTAIFWYNLDTDGNGDPLTRHASCPVIVGSKWVMTEWIRESRQIFIRPCLPPAKGTSTKS; encoded by the exons ATGGCATCAAAGAACATGCAATGGATTTTACCAGGATATCtacttttgttgctgtttcacAGCACGTTGGTCCTTGGACAACATCCTCTTGAGAAGAGTCACTCCTTGTCGCTGGTGACAATGGTGCCACTTCTGGAGCTGGAAAGGAAACTGATAGACAACCTCGACAACTACACAAATGCCCTGGAGCAGAAGCTGCAGATAATTCGCAG TCAAATCACAGTGATGCGTGCTGAAAACGAGAAAGGAGGGCGGAATGCTATATCCTATCTGTCCAATCCACTGAATGCCTTTTCACTCATCCGACGTTTGCATCAGGATTGGGTCAAGTGGGGCAAGTACATGGAGCAGTCAGTGGGGATCTCCCAAATAAAAGCATTTGACAGCTGGAAGAATGAGCTTCCCACAGAACTCGACTTGTGGGATGCATGCGCCGGAATAGATCGCATTCAGAGTCTTTATGACCTAGAACTTGGCGACTTTATTAATGGGAACATTAATGGCAAGCAGTACAA TGCCAGCATGAGTTCTGCAGACATTCTTTCACTAGCTGATCACCTTGCCATGAAGAATAGACCATCGGAAGCTGTTCAATGGCTGCAGGAAGTGCCTCAGCGCCTCCAAGAGGAACGTCTATTCATCCCAAGGCACCTGCTAATCGATGAAGTGGATTTTCTATTCTTACTTGCCGAGTCCCACTTCAAAGAAA AACACTATTCAAAGGCCTTGCCTCTGCTGCAAAATTGCTTGAAGCTTAAGCCTAACGATGCGCGTCTTCTGCGACTGTGGAAAAGCACACAGGACCTTATTGAGAAGCAACCAAAACCATTCCCTAAGGATAATAAGGAGCAGAATGTTCCACTCGCAAATGCGTTCAAATTGAGCTGCAACGGACCCCATGAGAGCTCCACTAGACTGCACTGTTTCTATAACTTCACCACGACTCCATTCCTTCGTTTGGCTCCACTCAAAACCGAGCAAATCGGATTGGATCCATATGTGGTTCTATACCACGAAGTGCTCTCTGCCCGAGAGATATCCATGTTGATAAGCAAGGCTGCTCAGAATATGAAAAACACCAGGGTTCATAGggaaacaaaacccaaaacgaACAGGGGAAGAACTGCCAAGGGCCATTGGCTTAAAAAGGAGAGTAACGAACTGACCAGGAGAATCACCAGGCGTATTGTGGACATGACTGGTTTTGACTTGGCAGACTCTGAAGATTTTCAG GTGATTAACTACGGCATTGGTGGACACTATTTTCTGCACATGGATTACTTTGATTATGCGTCTAGTAATTACACTGGCCCACGTAGTCGCCAATCGAAAGTATTGGGCGATCGTATTGCCACTGTGCTGTTCTAT TTGAGTGATGTCGAACAAGGAGGAGCCACCGTCTTTGGAAACGTGGGATATTCTGTGTATCCCCAGGCTGGAACCGCCATCTTCTGGTACAATTTGGATACGGATGGCAATGGAGATCCGCTCACAAGACACGCATCCTGTCCAGTGATTGTGGGCTCCAAATGGG TGATGACCGAGTGGATACGCGAAAGCCGGCAGATCTTCATCAGACCATGCCTGCCCCCGGCGAAGGGAACCTCTACGAAATCATAG
- the LOC6538920 gene encoding prolyl 4-hydroxylase subunit alpha-2 isoform X3 — MPMSWSKSCSYIPVLRAENAKGRKDAMFYLSNPLNAHSLIRRLHQDWPKWRIYMIQPVGTVQIRNFDSWKTDLPTSTDLFDACAGIVRIKNIYELKVEDIIQGKIDGCQYNFSMSSTDIFAVGYHLAKRKAELEGIQWLQEAVNRLRNEPPLLAIAELEVLKLLAECHLNENKYSKALSLVEKCLKIEPQRGYFIRLRHKINKLIRDQTNGTIEKEKPLEKTLEKAFKLSCRGLLNTSTKLHCSYNFSTTPFLRFAPFKMEQVGLNPYVVLYHDVISPQESAQLIELAASDLKASGVFQAKGSTFKRLRTVKARWIKKEFNELTKRITRRIRDMTGFDLKEGEKFQIINYGIGGHYNMHKDYFNLTKIPYKEVALAKHFGDRIATVLFYLSDVEQGGATVFPMSGYTIYPRAGTALLWYNLHTDGHCDPSTLHAACPVMVGSKWVMTEWIRERGQMFIRPCLKPSA; from the exons ATGCCAATGTCATGGAGCAAAAGCTGCAG TTACATTCCAGTTCTCAGGGCAGAGAACGCGAAGGGGCGGAAAGATGCTATGTTCTACCTGTCCAATCCACTGAATGCTCATTCCCTCATCCGAAGATTACATCAGGATTGGCCCAAGTGGCGGATTTATATGATCCAGCCAGTTGGCACAGTTCAAATTAGAAACTTTGATAGTTGGAAGACAGATCTTCCCACAAGCACTGACTTGTTCGATGCCTGTGCCGGCATTGTtcgtataaaaaatatttatgaactgAAAGTTGAAGACATTATACAGGGAAAAATAGACGGTTGCCAATACAA CTTTAGCATGAGTTCTACGGATATTTTTGCGGTAGGTTATCACCTTGCTAAGAGGAAAGCTGAACTGGAAGGTATTCAATGGCTGCAGGAGGCTGTTAATCGTCTTCGGAATGAACCACCACTCTTGGCAATAGCAGAATTAGAAGTTCTAAAACTACTTGCAGAATGCCATTTAAATGAAA ataaatattcaaaagcGCTGTCTTTGGTTGAAAAGTGCCTAAAGATTGAGCCCCAAAGAGGTTATTTCATACGACTGCggcataaaattaataagttGATAAGAGACCAGACTAATGGCACAATTGAAAAAGAGAAACCTCTTGAAAAAACTTTAGAAAAggcatttaaattaagttgCAGGGGTTTGCTTAACACATCTACTAAGCTCCACTGTTCCTACAATTTTAGCACCACACCATTTCTCCGTTTTGCACCTTTCAAAATGGAACAAGTTGGATTGAATCCCTATGTGGTGCTATACCACGATGTAATCTCTCCGCAGGAATCCGCACAGCTAATAGAACTAGCTGCTTCTGATTTAAAAGCTAGCGGAGTCTTCCAAGCCAAAGGATCAACCTTCAAGCGGTTGAGGACCGTCAAGGCTCGTTGGATTAAAAAGGAGTTTAACGAGCTAACCAAACGAATTACACGGCGTATACGCGATATGACGGGCTTCGATTTAAAGGAAGGGGAAAAGTTTCAG ATAATCAATTATGGTATTGGTGGCCACTATAACATGCACAAGGACTACTTTAACTTAACAAAAATCCCTTACAAGGAAGTGGCCTTGGCCAAACATTTTGGAGACCGAATTGCTACAGTTCTATTTTAT CTGTCTGATGTGGAACAGGGTGGAGCCACCGTGTTTCCCATGTCGGGATATACCATCTATCCTCGAGCGGGAACAGCACTCCTTTGGTACAACCTTCATACGGATGGACACTGTGATCCCTCGACTCTGCACGCTGCTTGCCCCGTAATGGTGGGCTCTAAATGGG TGATGACGGAGTGGATTCGCGAACGAGGCCAGATGTTCATTAGGCCTTGCTTAAAACCTTCAGCTTGA
- the LOC6538920 gene encoding prolyl 4-hydroxylase subunit alpha-2 isoform X2, which yields MSRSSNNILDTINFYIFRNFIFKKGLKVSMSPKWRQFQVSILNLLLILAPTWGNSSEQNHALSVASMPPLLELEKKLIDNLEDYANVMEQKLQVLRSYIPVLRAENAKGRKDAMFYLSNPLNAHSLIRRLHQDWPKWRIYMIQPVGTVQIRNFDSWKTDLPTSTDLFDACAGIVRIKNIYELKVEDIIQGKIDGCQYNFSMSSTDIFAVGYHLAKRKAELEGIQWLQEAVNRLRNEPPLLAIAELEVLKLLAECHLNENKYSKALSLVEKCLKIEPQRGYFIRLRHKINKLIRDQTNGTIEKEKPLEKTLEKAFKLSCRGLLNTSTKLHCSYNFSTTPFLRFAPFKMEQVGLNPYVVLYHDVISPQESAQLIELAASDLKASGVFQAKGSTFKRLRTVKARWIKKEFNELTKRITRRIRDMTGFDLKEGEKFQLSDVEQGGATVFPMSGYTIYPRAGTALLWYNLHTDGHCDPSTLHAACPVMVGSKWVMTEWIRERGQMFIRPCLKPSA from the exons ATGAGTAGATCTAGCAACAATATTCTTGAcacaataaatttttatatattccgAAACTTCATATTCAAGAAAGGGTTAAAGGTTTCAATGTCCCCAAAATGGAGGCAATTTCAAGTATCTATACTCAACCTGCTGCTAATACTCGCTCCAACTTGGGGCAATAGTTCGGAGCAAAACCATGCTTTATCGGTGGCTTCAATGCCACCACTTCTTGAACTGGAGAAAAAGCTGATCGACAACCTTGAGGACTATGCCAATGTCATGGAGCAAAAGCTGCAGGTCTTACGAAG TTACATTCCAGTTCTCAGGGCAGAGAACGCGAAGGGGCGGAAAGATGCTATGTTCTACCTGTCCAATCCACTGAATGCTCATTCCCTCATCCGAAGATTACATCAGGATTGGCCCAAGTGGCGGATTTATATGATCCAGCCAGTTGGCACAGTTCAAATTAGAAACTTTGATAGTTGGAAGACAGATCTTCCCACAAGCACTGACTTGTTCGATGCCTGTGCCGGCATTGTtcgtataaaaaatatttatgaactgAAAGTTGAAGACATTATACAGGGAAAAATAGACGGTTGCCAATACAA CTTTAGCATGAGTTCTACGGATATTTTTGCGGTAGGTTATCACCTTGCTAAGAGGAAAGCTGAACTGGAAGGTATTCAATGGCTGCAGGAGGCTGTTAATCGTCTTCGGAATGAACCACCACTCTTGGCAATAGCAGAATTAGAAGTTCTAAAACTACTTGCAGAATGCCATTTAAATGAAA ataaatattcaaaagcGCTGTCTTTGGTTGAAAAGTGCCTAAAGATTGAGCCCCAAAGAGGTTATTTCATACGACTGCggcataaaattaataagttGATAAGAGACCAGACTAATGGCACAATTGAAAAAGAGAAACCTCTTGAAAAAACTTTAGAAAAggcatttaaattaagttgCAGGGGTTTGCTTAACACATCTACTAAGCTCCACTGTTCCTACAATTTTAGCACCACACCATTTCTCCGTTTTGCACCTTTCAAAATGGAACAAGTTGGATTGAATCCCTATGTGGTGCTATACCACGATGTAATCTCTCCGCAGGAATCCGCACAGCTAATAGAACTAGCTGCTTCTGATTTAAAAGCTAGCGGAGTCTTCCAAGCCAAAGGATCAACCTTCAAGCGGTTGAGGACCGTCAAGGCTCGTTGGATTAAAAAGGAGTTTAACGAGCTAACCAAACGAATTACACGGCGTATACGCGATATGACGGGCTTCGATTTAAAGGAAGGGGAAAAGTTTCAG CTGTCTGATGTGGAACAGGGTGGAGCCACCGTGTTTCCCATGTCGGGATATACCATCTATCCTCGAGCGGGAACAGCACTCCTTTGGTACAACCTTCATACGGATGGACACTGTGATCCCTCGACTCTGCACGCTGCTTGCCCCGTAATGGTGGGCTCTAAATGGG TGATGACGGAGTGGATTCGCGAACGAGGCCAGATGTTCATTAGGCCTTGCTTAAAACCTTCAGCTTGA
- the LOC6538920 gene encoding prolyl 4-hydroxylase subunit alpha-2 isoform X1 → MSRSSNNILDTINFYIFRNFIFKKGLKVSMSPKWRQFQVSILNLLLILAPTWGNSSEQNHALSVASMPPLLELEKKLIDNLEDYANVMEQKLQVLRSYIPVLRAENAKGRKDAMFYLSNPLNAHSLIRRLHQDWPKWRIYMIQPVGTVQIRNFDSWKTDLPTSTDLFDACAGIVRIKNIYELKVEDIIQGKIDGCQYNFSMSSTDIFAVGYHLAKRKAELEGIQWLQEAVNRLRNEPPLLAIAELEVLKLLAECHLNENKYSKALSLVEKCLKIEPQRGYFIRLRHKINKLIRDQTNGTIEKEKPLEKTLEKAFKLSCRGLLNTSTKLHCSYNFSTTPFLRFAPFKMEQVGLNPYVVLYHDVISPQESAQLIELAASDLKASGVFQAKGSTFKRLRTVKARWIKKEFNELTKRITRRIRDMTGFDLKEGEKFQIINYGIGGHYNMHKDYFNLTKIPYKEVALAKHFGDRIATVLFYLSDVEQGGATVFPMSGYTIYPRAGTALLWYNLHTDGHCDPSTLHAACPVMVGSKWVMTEWIRERGQMFIRPCLKPSA, encoded by the exons ATGAGTAGATCTAGCAACAATATTCTTGAcacaataaatttttatatattccgAAACTTCATATTCAAGAAAGGGTTAAAGGTTTCAATGTCCCCAAAATGGAGGCAATTTCAAGTATCTATACTCAACCTGCTGCTAATACTCGCTCCAACTTGGGGCAATAGTTCGGAGCAAAACCATGCTTTATCGGTGGCTTCAATGCCACCACTTCTTGAACTGGAGAAAAAGCTGATCGACAACCTTGAGGACTATGCCAATGTCATGGAGCAAAAGCTGCAGGTCTTACGAAG TTACATTCCAGTTCTCAGGGCAGAGAACGCGAAGGGGCGGAAAGATGCTATGTTCTACCTGTCCAATCCACTGAATGCTCATTCCCTCATCCGAAGATTACATCAGGATTGGCCCAAGTGGCGGATTTATATGATCCAGCCAGTTGGCACAGTTCAAATTAGAAACTTTGATAGTTGGAAGACAGATCTTCCCACAAGCACTGACTTGTTCGATGCCTGTGCCGGCATTGTtcgtataaaaaatatttatgaactgAAAGTTGAAGACATTATACAGGGAAAAATAGACGGTTGCCAATACAA CTTTAGCATGAGTTCTACGGATATTTTTGCGGTAGGTTATCACCTTGCTAAGAGGAAAGCTGAACTGGAAGGTATTCAATGGCTGCAGGAGGCTGTTAATCGTCTTCGGAATGAACCACCACTCTTGGCAATAGCAGAATTAGAAGTTCTAAAACTACTTGCAGAATGCCATTTAAATGAAA ataaatattcaaaagcGCTGTCTTTGGTTGAAAAGTGCCTAAAGATTGAGCCCCAAAGAGGTTATTTCATACGACTGCggcataaaattaataagttGATAAGAGACCAGACTAATGGCACAATTGAAAAAGAGAAACCTCTTGAAAAAACTTTAGAAAAggcatttaaattaagttgCAGGGGTTTGCTTAACACATCTACTAAGCTCCACTGTTCCTACAATTTTAGCACCACACCATTTCTCCGTTTTGCACCTTTCAAAATGGAACAAGTTGGATTGAATCCCTATGTGGTGCTATACCACGATGTAATCTCTCCGCAGGAATCCGCACAGCTAATAGAACTAGCTGCTTCTGATTTAAAAGCTAGCGGAGTCTTCCAAGCCAAAGGATCAACCTTCAAGCGGTTGAGGACCGTCAAGGCTCGTTGGATTAAAAAGGAGTTTAACGAGCTAACCAAACGAATTACACGGCGTATACGCGATATGACGGGCTTCGATTTAAAGGAAGGGGAAAAGTTTCAG ATAATCAATTATGGTATTGGTGGCCACTATAACATGCACAAGGACTACTTTAACTTAACAAAAATCCCTTACAAGGAAGTGGCCTTGGCCAAACATTTTGGAGACCGAATTGCTACAGTTCTATTTTAT CTGTCTGATGTGGAACAGGGTGGAGCCACCGTGTTTCCCATGTCGGGATATACCATCTATCCTCGAGCGGGAACAGCACTCCTTTGGTACAACCTTCATACGGATGGACACTGTGATCCCTCGACTCTGCACGCTGCTTGCCCCGTAATGGTGGGCTCTAAATGGG TGATGACGGAGTGGATTCGCGAACGAGGCCAGATGTTCATTAGGCCTTGCTTAAAACCTTCAGCTTGA
- the LOC6538920 gene encoding prolyl 4-hydroxylase subunit alpha-1 isoform X4, translating into MEQVGLNPYVVLYHDVISPQESAQLIELAASDLKASGVFQAKGSTFKRLRTVKARWIKKEFNELTKRITRRIRDMTGFDLKEGEKFQIINYGIGGHYNMHKDYFNLTKIPYKEVALAKHFGDRIATVLFYLSDVEQGGATVFPMSGYTIYPRAGTALLWYNLHTDGHCDPSTLHAACPVMVGSKWVMTEWIRERGQMFIRPCLKPSA; encoded by the exons ATGGAACAAGTTGGATTGAATCCCTATGTGGTGCTATACCACGATGTAATCTCTCCGCAGGAATCCGCACAGCTAATAGAACTAGCTGCTTCTGATTTAAAAGCTAGCGGAGTCTTCCAAGCCAAAGGATCAACCTTCAAGCGGTTGAGGACCGTCAAGGCTCGTTGGATTAAAAAGGAGTTTAACGAGCTAACCAAACGAATTACACGGCGTATACGCGATATGACGGGCTTCGATTTAAAGGAAGGGGAAAAGTTTCAG ATAATCAATTATGGTATTGGTGGCCACTATAACATGCACAAGGACTACTTTAACTTAACAAAAATCCCTTACAAGGAAGTGGCCTTGGCCAAACATTTTGGAGACCGAATTGCTACAGTTCTATTTTAT CTGTCTGATGTGGAACAGGGTGGAGCCACCGTGTTTCCCATGTCGGGATATACCATCTATCCTCGAGCGGGAACAGCACTCCTTTGGTACAACCTTCATACGGATGGACACTGTGATCCCTCGACTCTGCACGCTGCTTGCCCCGTAATGGTGGGCTCTAAATGGG TGATGACGGAGTGGATTCGCGAACGAGGCCAGATGTTCATTAGGCCTTGCTTAAAACCTTCAGCTTGA
- the LOC6538921 gene encoding prolyl 4-hydroxylase subunit alpha-2 yields MRSSKWLLPARVLLIYQVLLLLHRQVAGEESHCTSVAGMVKLLDLEAQLIDNLEDYAVELEKKLETVRRSITTLRLENDKARSSTEEYLSNPLNSFSLIRRMNRDWIIWQLFLDDPVGVSQVERIQELREHMPTHTDVEEAVSALDRIQHTYGLKVSEITHGLLNGKQYNVSLTVLDTYAMAQILFDQENYLAAASWIYQSVVLMEVYSLAAPLQISKNEVRMFYAETLLKLNQNADALKVVNIALADNPQDIKLLLKKSEIETMIRTGANSAHPVKVQAQAQTAEPSAYQMGCRGQFAPSADSKLHCLYNRTTSPFLMLAPLKMELVGLDPYMVLYHDVLSAKEIKELQGMATPGLKRATVFQAASGRNEVVRTRTSKVAWFPDGYSPLTVRLNARITDMTGFNLHGSEMLQLMNYGLGGHYDQHYDYFNTINSNLTAMSGDRIATVLFYLTDVEQGGATVFPNIRKAVFPQRGSVIMWYNLKDDGQIDTQTLHAACPVIVGSKWVCNKWIREREQLFRRPCLKKRM; encoded by the exons ATGCGCTCTTCAAAGTGGCTACTCCCGGCAAGGGTGCTGCTCATCTACCAGGTGCTGCTCCTTCTCCACCGCCAGGTGGCAGGCGAGGAGAGCCACTGCACCTCGGTGGCGGGAATGGTAAAGCTGCTCGATTTGGAGGCGCAGCTGATCGACAATCTAGAGGATTACGCAGTCGAGCTGGAGAAGAAACTGGAGACCGTAAGAAG GAGCATAACAACTTTGCGTTTGGAGAACGACAAAGCCCGCAGCTCCACGGAGGAGTACCTATCCAATCCGCTGAACTCCTTCTCCCTCATTCGGCGCATGAATCGCGACTGGATTATTTGGCAACTCTTCTTGGACGATCCCGTGGGCGTTTCCCAGGTGGAGAGAATCCAGGAGCTACGGGAACACATGCCCACCCACACGGATGTGGAGGAGGCTGTGAGCGCCTTGGATCGCATTCAACACACCTATGGCCTTAAAGTGTCGGAAATCACCCATGGACTCCTCAATGGCAAACAGTACAA TGTGAGCCTCACTGTATTGGATACCTATGCCATGGCCCAAATCCTATTTGACCAGGAAAACTATTTGGCAGCTGCTAGCTGGATCTATCAGTCGGTTGTATTGATGGAGGTTTATTCCCTGGCTGCTCCACTTCAGATTTCCAAAAACGAAGTGCGAATGTTCTATGCTGAAACCCTGCTTAAACTAA ACCAGAACGCCGATGCCCTGAAAGTTGTCAACATTGCTCTGGCTGATAACCCGCAAGATATTAAACTGTTGCTGAAGAAGTCGGAAATCGAAACGATGATAAGGACGGGCGCCAACAGTGCGCATCCGGTGAAG GTTCAAGCTCAAGCTCAAACAGCAGAGCCAAGTGCCTACCAGATGGGCTGCCGAGGTCAGTTCGCGCCGTCCGCGGACAGCAAGCTTCACTGTCTGTACAACAGAACCACCTCGCCCTTCCTGATGCTCGCTCCGCTCAAGATGGAACTGGTGGGTCTGGACCCATACATGGTGCTCTACCACGACGTGCTCTCTGCCAAGGAAATCAAGGAGCTGCAAGGTATGGCCACTCCGGGTCTGAAGCGAGCCACTGTCTTTCAGGCCGCCTCCGGTCGGAACGAGGTGGTGAGGACCAGGACCTCCAAGGTGGCCTGGTTCCCCGATGGCTATAGCCCCCTCACTGTTCGTCTCAATGCCCGCATCACCGACATGACCGGATTCAATCTCCATGGCTCCGAGATGCTGCAGCTGATGAACTACGGCTTGGGTGGCCACTACGACCAGCACTACGACTACTTTAACACGATT AACTCCAATTTGACTGCCATGAGTGGCGACCGCATTGCGACAGTACTCTTCTAC CTGACGGATGTAGAGCAAGGTGGCGCCACCGTGTTTCCAAACATAAGAAAGGCCGTCTTCCCGCAACGCGGATCCGTCATAATGTGGTACAATCTCAAGGACGACGGTCAAATCGACACTCAAACCCTTCATGCCGCTTGCCCCGTTATAGTGGGTTCCAAATGGG TGTGCAACAAGTGGATTCGGGAGCGCGAACAGCTGTTCAGAAGACCTTGCCTCAAAAAGCGAATGTGA
- the LOC26534975 gene encoding uncharacterized protein LOC26534975: MNKLYVHSTTDFLHIKPVAVRPTLFIFYTLETILNIICIGYHITGFQPLDWRGQEIHYICLIVFYVFILVNFFQSIAICTGRMPSVLVEIWKASVAAVAFILISLLTMWDVERQFSVFFVRPPSEQAQDEHRELPPVHPTFRYKKGQAISSLSCGLIYMLHAVIMFDVRLTSKLVVNGSQHLPIPLFVLGRAFHRQMSKYEWFTEFCGNNTIDL, from the coding sequence ATGAATAAACTATATGTACATTCCACCACCGATTTTCTGCACATCAAACCGGTAGCAGTACGCCCCACGCTCTTCATATTCTACACCTTGGAAACGATCCTAAACATTATCTGCATTGGATATCACATCACTGGATTCCAGCCCCTCGATTGGCGAGGCCAAGAGATCCACTACATCTGCCTGATCGTCTTTTACGTCTTCATATTGGTGAACTTTTTCCAGAGCATCGCCATTTGCACGGGACGCATGCCCAGTGTCCTGGTGGAGATCTGGAAGGCCTCGGTGGCCGCGGTCGCCTTCATCCTGATATCCTTGCTCACCATGTGGGACGTGGAGCGGCAGTTCTCTGTGTTCTTCGTGCGACCACCCAGCGAGCAGGCCCAGGATGAGCACAGGGAACTGCCTCCCGTTCACCCGACCTTCCGCTACAAGAAGGGTCAGGCCATCTCCTCGTTGTCCTGCGGTCTGATCTACATGCTCCACGCCGTAATCATGTTCGACGTCAGGCTGACCTCCAAGCTTGTGGTCAATGGATCACAGCACTTGCCCATTCCCCTCTTCGTCCTGGGTCGCGCTTTCCACAGGCAGATGTCCAAGTACGAGTGGTTTACGGAGTTTTGTGGCAACAACACCATTGATCTCTAG